TTTCATCATTTTATACAAATCATCTCGGTTTAAAAGTATGACCCCAGTTTTATTAGCTAATTCTATTGCAGGTTTTGTAAAATAACTATTTGTAACAACGTATACTTCATCCAATCCATAATAGCTTTTTCCAGCATGGGCTTCCTGCACAGCTTTATTTCCAACATTTTTCTTATAACGTTTACACTGATAACCGATATTTCTGCTATCTTTACTAGCTAAAATATCTATTCCTTGATCGCCTTGGTACTGTGTAACTTTAACTTTTTTATAATCAGATTTTCTAAGTATATTTGCAAAGCAATATTCAAAGTCTTGACCACTCATTAAATCAATTTCTTTCAGCTCATAATTTTTATTTCTTTCTATAAAAAAACGAACTATTTTAAGTACATATGAAATGAGTAAAATGGCTATTAATACCCATACTAGTTTATTTTCAAGTAATGTCTCTATAAGCATTTTAAATGGTTCAATAATTTCCATACATTCCTCCATATTTTAATTATAATTTACATTTTAACATATACACTGTATTTTTATAAGCATAAAAAAATCTTCAGCCTGATTAAACTGAAGATTTGTACTTTTCAACTTGTTAATGACTATTCCCAGTTTCAGCAAACTCACTGCCAACTGTACTTGTTTCTAAATCCACCTTACCACGCTCTTTTTTATTGAATAAAACATTTAAAATGATTGAGGTCAAGCTTGCTACAACAATCCCATTACTTGTAAACAATTGAACTGTTTCTGGTAGGCCCGCAAATAGCTCTGGAACGACCGTTACACCTAATCCTAAACCAACGGACATAGCAACTACTAAAAGGTTACTTTCATTTGTAAAATCGACATGAGCCAGCATTCTTATGCCTTGTGTTGCAACCATGCCAAACATCACTAGCATAGCACCACCTAAAACAGGGTCTGGAATAATCGTTGCAACTGCACCAATTTTAGGTAGTAATCCTAAAAGAATTAAAAAACCAGCCGAAAAATAAATAGGCTTACGATTTTTAATTCCAGATAACTGGACAAGTCCTACATTTTGCGAAAATCCAGTATAGGGAAATGTATTGAAAATCCCACCAAGCAATACCGCTAAACCTTCTGCTCGATACCCACGTTTCAAATCGTCTTCTTGAATTTTTTTATCTGTAATTTCACCTAAAGCAAAGTAAACACCTGTTGATTCTACCATGCTCACTAATGAAATTAAAATCATGGTTAAAATAGATGACCATTCAAAGGTTGGTCGACCAAAGTAAAAAGGTTGAGGCATATGGAACCATGTTGCTTCTGCAACTGGAGCTAAATTTACCATGCCTAAAAATGCCGCTAAACCTGTTCCAACTAATAAACCAATCAAAACAGCAATCGAGCGCATAAATCCAATACCATAAATCTGAACGATTAGAATCGTTGCGATTGTAACGAAAGCCAACACTAAAAACTTAGTGGAGCCAAAATCTGTCATTATTTTACTGCCGCCACCCATTTTTTCTAAAGCAACTGGAATTAGCGTTAAACCGATAACGGTAATAACCGTTCCTGTCACGACTGGTGGAAAAAAACGTTTAATCTTAGAAAAGACCCCTGAAATTAAAATAATAAAAATTCCTGCAACAATAATTGAGCCATACATAGCACCAATACCTTGATTAGATCCAATCAAAATTAGAGGGGATACCGCTTGAATAGCACAACCTAGTACGACTGGTAAGCCAATTCCAAAAAATTTATTGACGGTTAATTGTAATAATGTGGCTACTCCACACATAAAAATATCAATTGATACTAAATAAGTCATTTCTTCCGGAGTGAAATTTAATGCTCCACCAATTAAAAGTGGAACAATAACGGCACCTGCATACATAGCTAAAACATGTTGCAAGCCTAAAGCAGCTGATTTTCCATTTGATAACATAGGCTTATTTATCCTCCTGAGGAACAAACTTCACAATACCGTCTTCAAAAGCAGCTATTCTAGCTAATGAAGCAATTTCAATTCCGCTCTCTTCAACAATTTGGCGGCCTTTTTGAAATGATTTCTCGATAACAATCCCCATACCGCTTACTTTTGCCCCTGCTTTTTCACAAATTTCCAATAACCCGATGGCTGCTTGACCATTTGCTAAAAAATCATCAATTAGTAACACATTATCAGAAGAATCTAAAAAACTTTTAGAAACAGCAATTTCATTGGTTACATTTTTAGTAAAGGAATAGACACTTGCACTATACATATTATCAACTAAAGTTAAGCTTTTATGTTTTCTGGCAAAAATAACTGGAACACCCATAGCTAACCCTGCGAACACTGCTGGCGCAATCCCTGACGATTCAATCGTGATAATCTTATTAATGCCACGTCCTTTAAAAAGCTCTGCAAATTCATTTCCAATTGCTTGCATTAAAACTGGATCAATTTGATGATTTAAAAAATTATCCACCTTTAAAACATTATCCCCTAGTACCACTCCATCTTTCAAAATGCGCTCTTCCAATAGTTTCATTGCTTTTCAAAAACTCCTTCGATTTATATTTTCGTTATTTAATTAATCCTTGAATAAAGAGGAATTTGGTTCATTCTGTTCCTTTTATATTATGAAACAAAAAAACTGCAACTCTTTTCCTTCGCTAAATGAAACAGCAAAGAAAAAGGGCTACAGTCTCAAACGTGTATCCTTGTATTCTTCACTTATAGTCCAGCCATTTACGGTGCTGGGTAGATACTCGTCGACCTTATCTCGACTATTATATGAGTGAATTAATTTAGATTAATATACCGTCAAAAGCAGCTCTTGTCAATCATTATTAAAAATAGTTCATAAAATGCAGATTGGTATAAAGTCGATATATGAGCTATTTCTTCTAATTAGACAAATAACCAACTTTTTAGGATCACAGTCCATCTTTGATGGATGTGTATCATGGTTCTAAGTTGCTAAAGCAACAAGAACCATGATAAAAACACCACAGTTGGAGAGACTGTGGTGAAAGGAGTTGGTTGATTAAAGTTTCTTTTAAAAAAAGCCTTTAATCTTCTTATTTCTTTACTTTGGAGGAGTAAAAGAAAAATAAAAAAAGTTTATTGTTTTGGACATTAGTTGGAAGCTAATGTCTTTCTTACTACTTCTACAGTATACCTAGCAAATATGAAGAAAGTATGATGATTTTTTTATAATTCATAGACTATTTATCTAGACCTTAAACGCTATTAATCGTTACAACTAAAATATCCCCTTGATCATATCGATGCCTTGTCTGTGAATATTCAAAAGGAACGCCATCGGTTAAATAAACAACTTGATCGATTTCTAAAACCGGATCATCTTGAGCACATTTCAAGTATTTCTGATCCAATTCATTCGGTTTATCTGCTCGAATATGTTGGTTTGCTCCACCAAATTTCAACCCTAATTCACCTTTTATATAATGATAAATTGAATTCAATAAAATCTCTTTCGTTATATTTGGAATCACCTCGACAGGCATAATTGTATGTTCAATTAAAAAAGGCTCACCAGAAAGTAAACGTAAACGATCAATAGCGTACACTGGTTGTGTTTTAGTCAGCATTAATTTTTCAGCTTCTATATCAGTTGGAAAGCGAACATCAAAATGTAGAATTTGGCTTGTAATTGTACTTCGATCCGCTAGTTGATGTGTCACACCAACATATTCGTCCATTTTACTATCTAATTTTGACATCTCCAAAGCATTCTTTCGAACATAGGTCCCTGAACCTTGACGGCTGTATACTAGTCCCTCAACAACTAAAAGTTCAATTGCTTTTTTTATAGTTATCCGGCTTGTCTCAAATTCAGCTGCTAGTTTTCCTTGATCAGGTAAAGCATGATCCACTGCATAACGCCCTGCCAAAATTCTCTTTCTAATTTCGTCTGCTATTTGACTGTATTTTGCCATTTTCCCCACTCCAATTTCCACTTTTTCAAGGCTTTGACATCTATGTAAATCTCTTTCTATTATATCTGTATCTAAATAAAAACAAAAGGATAAGTTGAAAAACCTTTTTAAAACAATGGTTTTCCAACTTATCTATGCTTTATATATATTTGGAGCCTTCACGGACTGCTAAAGTGCTTAAGCCTGGATTTTCAGTAATAAATTTTGTGACCCATTCAGGATTTGTTTTACTATAATCCCGTAAAGCCCAGCCAATTGCCTTTTGAATAAAAAATTCATCAGTTGCTAAATCTTGTAAAATACTTTGTTTTAAATAGGCTTGATCGGTTTGCTCTTTAAAACCTAATTGTAAATTTAATGCTACTCGGCGATCCCAAAAGCTTTCACTCCTAGTAAAATAGGTAAAGATTTCATGAAAATAAGCTGGATTTAACAGGCACCATTTAGAAAATGAACTTCTTAGAACATCAACCGTATCCCACCAAGCTTTTTGATTAATCAAAGGAAAGAGCGATTTTAATTCAGGATAAGACATGCGCTTATAATTTTTTAATAAGAGGTCAGCCGCGATATATTGATATTCTCGTGCTTCTTCTTGATAGTAACTTTCAATTTCTTTTAAGACTCTTTCCATCGGCCATTTTTGGCTTTCTTTAAGCAACTCTTTCTCTAATAAACGGCGTTCTGGTGCTTTAATCCCCTTAAATATAAATCTATTTTTCATATATGCTTCCATCGCTTGGCGGTTATCTTTATTTTCTGGTAAGACAAGAGGCATCATTATTTCTACCTTTCTAAATTAAAGTCTTTTATTGACCCGCATAAATACTTTCTAAAACTGGCTTCATTTTTTCAATGACAACATGACTACTTTTACCTTCAATCATGGCCACCATCAAATAGCTAGCATTATCTGCATCAATTGCTAGTAAGAAGCCATTTTCATCGCCTTTAGTATCTTGTTCTTGTTTTAATTCTGCTGTACCCGTTTTAGCAGCAATTTTGTGTCCTTGAATTGCTAAAGTTCGTGCTGTCCCATTTGGATCATCAACTACTTGAATCAGAGCGTTTTTGACAATAGCTGCAGACTCAGGTGTGATGGCTTGTTTACTTTTTGCTGTTTTTTGATCAGCTGTTAGTTTCGGATACATAATCATTCCGTCATCGGCAAATGGTGAATAAGAAACAGCCTGTTGAATTGGATTTAATAATAATTGTCCCTGACCATATGCTGTATCCGCTAATAAAATATCCGTATTCAGACCTTTTTTATTGGCAATTTGAGCTGGGTCCATAGCTAGTGGTAAATCAAATTTTTCTCCAAAGATGAACTTATTTAAGCCAGCTTCAAAGGTCTTTTTACCCATTTCTAGCCCTTCTTGCGCAAAATAGATATTGTCTGAATAAATCAGTGCTTGGTCCATATTTACTGGTGATACATCTGAGACTCGAGTGACAAAATAATTGCCCCAAGAACTATTTTTTTGCCATTTCAAACCAGAAATCTCTCGTTCTTTATTTTCTTTCGTCACACCTGCATCTAAGCCGATTCCAGCCGTAATCGCCTTAAAGGTTGATCCTGGCGCATAACCACTTGCATAACGGACTAAGAATGGTAAATTAGGATCATTGGCATATGCATCGTACTCTTTGCTGGAAATTCCTGTAGCCATTAAATTGGCATCATAGGATGGCGTACTAACTAAAGCTAACAAGCTGCCATCTTGAGGGTTCATAATAACAGCAGAAGATTTTTCACCATTTAATTGATCAAAGGCTTGTTGTTGTAATTTACTATCAATGGTTAAAGAAATTGTTTCTCCATCTGTTTTTTCAGATTCTTGAAGAACTTTTTTCAAGTTGCCATCTTGATCGTTCATCACAATTCGCCCACCATTTTTCCCACGTAAACGTTTCTCAAAAGTTGCTTCTAAACCAGCCTTTCCAATTGTATCCCCTACATTTAAGTTCGGATCTTTCTCAATATCTTCTGCTGAAACTTCGCCAACATATCCAATTAAGTGCGCAGCCGCTTGATTTAACGGGTAAGAGCGCATATCTTTAGAAGCATATTGGATTCCCGTCATAACCGGAGTTTCACCATTTGGTAAAACTTTGATAGGCACAAATATATTGGGTTTGACCCATTCCGCTGTTAAACTATTTTCTAAGCTTTCAACTGAAACATCAAATTGTTCACTAATTGCCTTTAAATTTGCGGCCTTATCTGCTCCTGAACCCAATTCACCTGGAATCATTCCAACTTCAGGGTATTGGGCTAAATAAGCTAATGGGTTTCCATTACGATCGACTATTGAACCTCTTTTTCCAAATGTTGAAGTGATATTTATTTTATCAGTTGCTTCCATTTCGGGAAAG
This Carnobacterium maltaromaticum DSM 20342 DNA region includes the following protein-coding sequences:
- a CDS encoding penicillin-binding transpeptidase domain-containing protein; this translates as MRQVKKEKNKTVLMIVASILLVIAMVGGTFYYKWNNSQKSDRAALETGKNFTKALEKQDFKKLSQLVTSESLKKVDYTKESLVDKYTVIFDGINASKLKISDLSVTPIENKPEFKLTYTLNMQTNLGKFDEEKYEAILVPNGENFLVEWTAQLIFPEMEATDKINITSTFGKRGSIVDRNGNPLAYLAQYPEVGMIPGELGSGADKAANLKAISEQFDVSVESLENSLTAEWVKPNIFVPIKVLPNGETPVMTGIQYASKDMRSYPLNQAAAHLIGYVGEVSAEDIEKDPNLNVGDTIGKAGLEATFEKRLRGKNGGRIVMNDQDGNLKKVLQESEKTDGETISLTIDSKLQQQAFDQLNGEKSSAVIMNPQDGSLLALVSTPSYDANLMATGISSKEYDAYANDPNLPFLVRYASGYAPGSTFKAITAGIGLDAGVTKENKEREISGLKWQKNSSWGNYFVTRVSDVSPVNMDQALIYSDNIYFAQEGLEMGKKTFEAGLNKFIFGEKFDLPLAMDPAQIANKKGLNTDILLADTAYGQGQLLLNPIQQAVSYSPFADDGMIMYPKLTADQKTAKSKQAITPESAAIVKNALIQVVDDPNGTARTLAIQGHKIAAKTGTAELKQEQDTKGDENGFLLAIDADNASYLMVAMIEGKSSHVVIEKMKPVLESIYAGQ
- a CDS encoding restriction endonuclease, which produces MEIIEPFKMLIETLLENKLVWVLIAILLISYVLKIVRFFIERNKNYELKEIDLMSGQDFEYCFANILRKSDYKKVKVTQYQGDQGIDILASKDSRNIGYQCKRYKKNVGNKAVQEAHAGKSYYGLDEVYVVTNSYFTKPAIELANKTGVILLNRDDLYKMMKELKLDKS
- a CDS encoding GntR family transcriptional regulator; amino-acid sequence: MAKYSQIADEIRKRILAGRYAVDHALPDQGKLAAEFETSRITIKKAIELLVVEGLVYSRQGSGTYVRKNALEMSKLDSKMDEYVGVTHQLADRSTITSQILHFDVRFPTDIEAEKLMLTKTQPVYAIDRLRLLSGEPFLIEHTIMPVEVIPNITKEILLNSIYHYIKGELGLKFGGANQHIRADKPNELDQKYLKCAQDDPVLEIDQVVYLTDGVPFEYSQTRHRYDQGDILVVTINSV
- a CDS encoding xanthine phosphoribosyltransferase, producing the protein MKLLEERILKDGVVLGDNVLKVDNFLNHQIDPVLMQAIGNEFAELFKGRGINKIITIESSGIAPAVFAGLAMGVPVIFARKHKSLTLVDNMYSASVYSFTKNVTNEIAVSKSFLDSSDNVLLIDDFLANGQAAIGLLEICEKAGAKVSGMGIVIEKSFQKGRQIVEESGIEIASLARIAAFEDGIVKFVPQEDK
- a CDS encoding nucleobase:cation symporter-2 family protein produces the protein MLSNGKSAALGLQHVLAMYAGAVIVPLLIGGALNFTPEEMTYLVSIDIFMCGVATLLQLTVNKFFGIGLPVVLGCAIQAVSPLILIGSNQGIGAMYGSIIVAGIFIILISGVFSKIKRFFPPVVTGTVITVIGLTLIPVALEKMGGGSKIMTDFGSTKFLVLAFVTIATILIVQIYGIGFMRSIAVLIGLLVGTGLAAFLGMVNLAPVAEATWFHMPQPFYFGRPTFEWSSILTMILISLVSMVESTGVYFALGEITDKKIQEDDLKRGYRAEGLAVLLGGIFNTFPYTGFSQNVGLVQLSGIKNRKPIYFSAGFLILLGLLPKIGAVATIIPDPVLGGAMLVMFGMVATQGIRMLAHVDFTNESNLLVVAMSVGLGLGVTVVPELFAGLPETVQLFTSNGIVVASLTSIILNVLFNKKERGKVDLETSTVGSEFAETGNSH
- a CDS encoding DNA alkylation repair protein; protein product: MMPLVLPENKDNRQAMEAYMKNRFIFKGIKAPERRLLEKELLKESQKWPMERVLKEIESYYQEEAREYQYIAADLLLKNYKRMSYPELKSLFPLINQKAWWDTVDVLRSSFSKWCLLNPAYFHEIFTYFTRSESFWDRRVALNLQLGFKEQTDQAYLKQSILQDLATDEFFIQKAIGWALRDYSKTNPEWVTKFITENPGLSTLAVREGSKYI